TCACGATGGACCCGCCGCCGCGCGCCTGCATCTGCGGGATCACCGCCTTCATGCCGAGCCAGACGCCCATGGCGTTGACCGACAGGATCCGGTCCCAGTCCTCGCGCTCGGTCTCGAGCACGCCCTTGGCGAGGAACACGCCCGCGTTGTTGACCAGCACGTCCACGCCGCCGTACGCGCGGACGGCCGTGTCCACGACGTGCGCCCACTGATCCGCCCGCACGACGTCGAGCGGTACCGCCGTCAGGTCGCCCGCGAGCCGGCCCACCTGCGCCTCCAGCACGTCCGCGACGACGTCGGCGGCCACCACCCGCGCCCCCTCCCGGGCGAACAGCTCCGCCGCGGCCAGCCCCATGCCGCTCGCCGCTCCCGTGATGACGGCGACCTTCCCGCTCAACCGGTCCATCGTGGTCCTCTCCCTCCCGCGAGCGCCGCACCGTGCGGCACGGGGCCGCGGCCCCGTGCTCGCACCGTGGCAGGGACGGGTGGGCGACCGGCACGGGCGGACGTCACGAGACCGCGGGTCCGACGTCCCGGCACCGGGCCCATCGGCTCGGGGCGACGTGCCGACCGGCCCCTGACCGGGCGCACCCCGCCGCCGTAGCGTGGGAGCACGCGGGCAGGAGGCGCTGCGATGGGTCACGAGGTCGTCGTCGGCGTGGAGGGGACGCTCTCCAGCAGGCGTGCCGTGCACTGGGCCGCCGAGGCGGCGTGGGCGCGCCGCACGGAGCTGCTGCTGGTGCACGCCGTCGGCAAGCCGGCACCCGGGCAGGAGGCCGCCTGGTCGCAGGCCGTGGACGGCGGGGTCCACGAGATGCTCCGCCGCGAGGCCGACCGGGTGCGCCGCGCCGAGCCGGGCCTGACCGTCCGGGCCGAGGTGGACCTCGACACACCCGCCCGGGCGCTCACGCAGCGTTCGCGCACCGCGCAGCTGGTGGTCGTGGGCACCCGCCGCACCACCGCCGCGCAGCGCGTGTTCTCCGGCTCGCTGTCCTACCAGGTCGCCGCCGGGGCCTCCTGCTCGGTCGCCGTGGTCCCGCCGCTGACGGGGCACGCCGAGAACCGCGTCGTCGTCGGCCTCGACCACTCGCCCGACGCCCAGGCCGCCGTCCGCGCCGGTGCCCGCGAGGCCGACCGCGTCGGTGCCCGCCTGGAGCTGCTGCACGCCTGGCAGCCGCCCGGCGAGGCCGGGGACCGGGCGCTGGTCGACGGTGCGGCGGACGACCTCGCCGACGACTTCCCGGGGCTCGCCGTGGACCGGCGGCTCGTGCAGTCCCACCCCGCGATCGCGCTGCTCACGGCCGCCGCCGGCGCGCGGCTGCTGGTCGTCGGCAGCCGCGGGACGGACGGCGTCCCGCGGATCCCGCTGGGCGCCACCAGCCACGCGCTGGTCCTGCACGCCCCCTGCCCGGTGCTCGTGGTCCGCACCTGACCCGGCGCGGTCGAGCTGCCGGTCGCGACCTGCCGGTCACGCGCGGTGCGCGCCCCAGCCGTGCCAGCGCTCGACCTCCACCACCGCGTCCCACCGGGGGCTCTCGCGGTCCGGGTACGGGTGCCCGGTGTAGTGCCGCGACAGCCGGTCGATGCCCGAGCGGTCGACGTCCTCCGTCAGCTCCACGACCCGCCCCACCAGGGTGACGTGCGTGTACCAGTCGTCGCCGTCGAGCACGGTCAGCGTCACGCGGGGGTCGCGACGCAGGTGCCGCAGCCGCACCCGGGAGCCGTCCAGGTTGAGCAGCACCCGGCCGTCCTCCCGCCAGAGGTACCAGGTGGCGGCGGACACGGGCGTGCCGTCGGACCGGAGCGTCGCCATCACGGCGGGGTTCGGGCGCCGCAGCATGGCGACGGCGTCGGGGGGCAGGGGCGGACGGGCCACGACGGGCACCTCCTCCGGGGTGAGGGGACGCGCACCAGTCTGCCGGGCGGCGCGCCGCCCCGCCTCACCAGCCCGAGACGCGCCGCAGCCCGGTCGCCGGGGTGAGCTGGACGAGAGCGGTGCCGCCCGCGTCCTCGACCTCGAGGCTCACGGCCGCCGCCCGGCCCTGCTGGTGGCGCGCCACCCACTCGAGCACCTCGAGCACGTCGCCCGCGCCCACGAGCCGCCAGCGCTCCGCCGGCCGGCCCGCCGAGGTGTGCAGGTCCACGACGTACACGGGGTCGTCGACCTGCACCCACGAGTACCGCGCACCCGCGTCCCGCACCGCCTGCATGGTCGTCCCCTCCGGTCGTCCGCGCCTGCGGCCAGTCTCGGCGCGGGCGGTGAACGCCGGACGACGGCGAGGTGGCCGGGGCGGGGCGGGTGCGCGGACGGCGGGCGGACGCCGGGGCGTCGCGGCGCCCGGCGTGGCCCCGCGCTCACACCGCCGACCGCCGCACCATCCCGGCGAGCCCGGCGCGGGCCGCCTCCTCCCGCTGCCACGTCGCCCCGGTGCCCCGGGCGAGCACCTGCTCCGCGCGCCGCTCGGCGACGGCCCGGTCGCCGGTCGCCTCGAGGGCCGGCGCGACGTGCGCGAGCAGCGCCGCCACGGCGGACCCCGCCGGCACCGGCAGCCCCGAGAGCGGGTGCAGCAGCTCGCCCGACACCCCGGACCGGCTCGCCCGCCAGGCCGCGAGCCGCAGCAGCCCCGTGTCGACGGCCGGTGCCGGCAGGCCCGCGCGCCACTCCCGGGCGGCGGTGTCGACCAGGCCGCGCGCGAGCGCCGCGACCAGCACGGCGTCCTCGACGTCCCGGCACACGTCCGCCACGCGCACCTCGACCGTCGGGTACCGGTGCGACAGCCGGGCGTCGGCGTAGAGCATGCCGGCGTCGAGCAGCACGCCGGAGTCCAGGTACCGGCGCAGCCGCTCGCGGTACGCCGCCACCGAGCCGTACAGGTCGGCCGGGCCGGTCGTGGGCCACCGCCACCACACCTGCGTGCGGTAGCCGGCGTACCCGGTGTCCTCGCCGTCCGCGAAGGGCGAGTTGGCCGCGAGCGCCGCCACGACGGGCAGCCAGACCCGCACGCGGTCGAGCACGGCGACCCCCTCCCGCGCCGACCGCACCGCGACGTGCACGTGGCAGCCGCACGTCAGCTGCTGGAGGCACGTCAGCGCGAACCGGTCGCGGATCGCCTCGTACCGGGCGTCGTGCGTCAGCGAGGGCCGGCCCGGCAGCGGGGCGGTCGCGAGCGGCACCGCCAGCACCCCCGCCGCCCGGGCGGCGCGCCCGGCGCACGCGCGCAGCAGCCGCAGGTCGTCCTCCACGGCACCGAGCGCCGTGCGCGGGGGCGTGGCGGTCTCGACCTGCTCCTGCTGCAGCTCGGAGGTCAGCAGCGGCGCCCCGGCGGCGTCGGCGGCGAGCGCGAGCACCGCCGGCGCCACCGGCACCGCCCGTCCGCTGCCGGGGTCCACCAGCAGCAGCTCCTCCTCGACGCCCACGGTCCGCACGGCGGCGGACCGGTCGGGGAACCGGTCGACGACGTGGTCCGGCACCCGCTGACCCGCGCCGGCCGGCAGCCACGCCGGCGGGCCCGCCGGCGCCTCGGGCGGCGCATCCAGGCACGGCTCGGGGACCCGGCCCGGGCCCGGCGGGAACGTCGTCGCCGACCCGCCGGCCGTGGACGTCGGCAGCTCCATCGCAGGCCCCCTCGCGTGCGTGGGCGGGCGCGCCCCGACCACCGGGGCGCCGCACCGTCCGCCCAGCGTCACACGTCCGCGCCCGACCCGCCATCGACGTCCGGCCCTGGTCCCGCGCCCTCCTCGGTCCCGTCCTGGAGGGCCAGGTGGGCCACCAGCAGGGCGATGTCGTCGTCGGGGGCGTCGCCGGCCGTGCCGCGGCTGAGCACCGCGTCGGCCAGCCACGCGGCGTCGAGCACGGCGTGCTCCCCGGCCCGCCGGCGGGCCTCGGGCACCAGCCGTGCGACCAGCTCCGCCAGGCGGTCCAGGCCGTCCTGCAGGTGCTCGCCGCGCCGCTCCACCAGGCCGTCCGTGAACAGCAGGACCGTCGAGCCGCGCGGCACGGGCACCTGCGCGTCGGTGCGGCCGCCGCCCGCGGTGACCCCGAGCACCAGCTCCGGCTCGGTGCGCAGCTCGCGCACGGTGCCGTCCGGGGTGACGAGCAGCGGTGGCAGGTGCCCCGCGTTCGTCCAGCGCAGCGTGGTCCGCCCCGCCGCCCGGTCCTCGGCGCCCTGCTCGAGGCGCAGGACGACGGCGGACGCCATCGCCTCCACCCGCAGCCGCTCCATCGTCGTGTCGAGGGCGGTGAGCATCTGCGCGGGCGTGCCGCCGCTCGTCGCCCCGATGCCGCGCAGCAGCGTGCGGACCTGGCTCATCGCCGCCGCCGCGTGGCGGTCGTGGCCCATGACGTCGCCGATCACCAGCACCGTCGCGCCGTCCGGCTGGACGAACGCGTCGTACCAGTCGCCGCCGACCTGCGCCGCGCTCGCGGCGGGGACGTAGCGGACCGCGAGGTCGAGGTCCGGCGGCTGCGCCGGCGCGGTCAGGAGCGCGCGCTGCAGCGTCTCGGCCATCCGCCGCTGGCCCTGGTAGAGCTGCGCGTTGTCGAGCGCGACCCCCGCGCGGTCCGCCACCTGCACCAGGAGTGCGACGTCCTCGTCCGCGAGGTCCGGCTGGTCGTCGTCGAGGAACAGGGTGATGGCGCCGACGGTGCGCCCACGGGCGCGCATCGGCACCGCGTACGCGGCACGCGGGGCCAGGCCGAGCAGCACGTCGCGCGCCTCGCCGCTCAGGAGCACGGAGATCCGCTCCGTCGCGTCCGGCACCACCACCAGCTCGCCGCTGCGCAGCGCCCGGTGCAGGTAGGACCCGGGCGCGAGCGCTCCGAGGCGCAGCCGGGCGTAGCGCGCGACGGCGGGGCGCAGGTGCGGCTCGGCGTGCCAGCCCGCGATGTCGCGCAGCCGGTGCTCCTCGTCCCAGAGCGTCACCAGGCACCAGGAGCCGAACTCGCGGACGAGGTGCCGCGCGAGCCGGCCGACGGCGTAGTCCGTGTCGAGCGTCGAGCTGAGGTCGTCGCTCACGGTGGCCAGGACGGCGAGCCGGTGGGTCGCCGCGTCCGCCGCGGTGCGGGCCAGCAGGCGCTGCTCCTCGGCGCGCCGCCGGCCGGTGACGTCGTGGAAGTACACCGACAGGCCGTCCGGCCCGGGAAACGCCCGCACCTCGTACCAGGCGTCGAGCGGGGGCGGGTAGTACGCCTCGAACGACCGCGGCTCCCCCGCCGCGACCGCGCCGCGGTAGTGCTCCTCGAACGCCGAGCCCGGGGCGGACGGGAAGACGTCCCAGACCACCTCGCCGAGCAGCT
This is a stretch of genomic DNA from Cellulomonas sp. ES6. It encodes these proteins:
- a CDS encoding universal stress protein, producing MGHEVVVGVEGTLSSRRAVHWAAEAAWARRTELLLVHAVGKPAPGQEAAWSQAVDGGVHEMLRREADRVRRAEPGLTVRAEVDLDTPARALTQRSRTAQLVVVGTRRTTAAQRVFSGSLSYQVAAGASCSVAVVPPLTGHAENRVVVGLDHSPDAQAAVRAGAREADRVGARLELLHAWQPPGEAGDRALVDGAADDLADDFPGLAVDRRLVQSHPAIALLTAAAGARLLVVGSRGTDGVPRIPLGATSHALVLHAPCPVLVVRT
- a CDS encoding glucose 1-dehydrogenase, with amino-acid sequence MDRLSGKVAVITGAASGMGLAAAELFAREGARVVAADVVADVLEAQVGRLAGDLTAVPLDVVRADQWAHVVDTAVRAYGGVDVLVNNAGVFLAKGVLETEREDWDRILSVNAMGVWLGMKAVIPQMQARGGGSIVNCSSIAGLIGGEADGHGAAYSASKGAVRSMTKHAAQWFAGDGIRVNSVHPGAVFTGMARAAGIESLEAMAAFDQGRTPLPPHAGEPMDIAYGYLYLASDESKFVTGAELVIDGGWTTH
- a CDS encoding TIGR03618 family F420-dependent PPOX class oxidoreductase — encoded protein: MARPPLPPDAVAMLRRPNPAVMATLRSDGTPVSAATWYLWREDGRVLLNLDGSRVRLRHLRRDPRVTLTVLDGDDWYTHVTLVGRVVELTEDVDRSGIDRLSRHYTGHPYPDRESPRWDAVVEVERWHGWGAHRA
- a CDS encoding glutamate--cysteine ligase, with protein sequence MELPTSTAGGSATTFPPGPGRVPEPCLDAPPEAPAGPPAWLPAGAGQRVPDHVVDRFPDRSAAVRTVGVEEELLLVDPGSGRAVPVAPAVLALAADAAGAPLLTSELQQEQVETATPPRTALGAVEDDLRLLRACAGRAARAAGVLAVPLATAPLPGRPSLTHDARYEAIRDRFALTCLQQLTCGCHVHVAVRSAREGVAVLDRVRVWLPVVAALAANSPFADGEDTGYAGYRTQVWWRWPTTGPADLYGSVAAYRERLRRYLDSGVLLDAGMLYADARLSHRYPTVEVRVADVCRDVEDAVLVAALARGLVDTAAREWRAGLPAPAVDTGLLRLAAWRASRSGVSGELLHPLSGLPVPAGSAVAALLAHVAPALEATGDRAVAERRAEQVLARGTGATWQREEAARAGLAGMVRRSAV
- a CDS encoding SpoIIE family protein phosphatase, whose product is MPEHPPRPLPPRGQDADASTPAGPHAGPEASRDLFLARLERLAARLLSAPSARATLLDEVPAPSDGTAATDGTSPAAPEALAEVVARLGGPLVVADARDDVRLRGLAEVEAGLWCAYLGVPLVTSGGRVVGALGVHDSRVRSWTPDEVAALVDLAASAVAELELSALAVDYEADRVRWHLAVTAGGVGSFDWDLRTGALVWDDQLHLLFGLEPGTFGGTIEAFTACVHPDDRPRVHAALREAVDGVARYTAEYRVVHPDGAVRWVKAQGLALAGPDGAAERVLGAAYDTTAERDADARIARVLETMSTAFFLLDGAWRFAYVNAEAERLLGRGRGELLGEVVWDVFPSAPGSAFEEHYRGAVAAGEPRSFEAYYPPPLDAWYEVRAFPGPDGLSVYFHDVTGRRRAEEQRLLARTAADAATHRLAVLATVSDDLSSTLDTDYAVGRLARHLVREFGSWCLVTLWDEEHRLRDIAGWHAEPHLRPAVARYARLRLGALAPGSYLHRALRSGELVVVPDATERISVLLSGEARDVLLGLAPRAAYAVPMRARGRTVGAITLFLDDDQPDLADEDVALLVQVADRAGVALDNAQLYQGQRRMAETLQRALLTAPAQPPDLDLAVRYVPAASAAQVGGDWYDAFVQPDGATVLVIGDVMGHDRHAAAAMSQVRTLLRGIGATSGGTPAQMLTALDTTMERLRVEAMASAVVLRLEQGAEDRAAGRTTLRWTNAGHLPPLLVTPDGTVRELRTEPELVLGVTAGGGRTDAQVPVPRGSTVLLFTDGLVERRGEHLQDGLDRLAELVARLVPEARRRAGEHAVLDAAWLADAVLSRGTAGDAPDDDIALLVAHLALQDGTEEGAGPGPDVDGGSGADV